AAGCAACAAAATCAATGTTTACTGAAACACGAGATACACAGTTAGTATAAGCATATAGCATCGTTAACACTATACATGCCATCGAAATCGTCGAAGAAGGGGAGTATCGCCCATCGAAAAAGGAAAATCGATGATATTGAAACACCAAATACCGATTTAGTATAAACATATATCATCATTAACAACAGACATCGTAATCATCGCAGAAGGAGTGCAACTAACCTTTGTTTTTCAAATAAACGATTATGCTAGAACAACGATTGATCAACGAAATCGACCCGCAAACATTATTAGCCCTAATGTTTGTTAGAAGTTAGAACTGAGGATCCGAATAGGTTAAGAGGTccgcgtcttttttttttttttttttagaggtaTTAAGGGTATAAAATTAATTAAGAAATACTTATTGAGTTATAATTAGATCCAATGGTTTAGAGATAGGGGTAGTGGTTTAATCTAATGGTGTAGATTAAGAgttgttgttaataataatatctcAATTAGGACTTTATTATAATGTACAGAGGAGATTTATCAAAATAGATAAATATATGATTATTTATTTACTGATTAATTGATTCATATAGTTATCTTAAAAAATTATACCATTCGTTATCCGTAATTGATGAAATAACATACCCCTCAACTCAAAGTAAAGACACTTCTTTCTAATTCAACCATTATTAGCGTCACCTCTAAATATGTGAACTTTGGATGGGTAAAACCGAGTAAACAAAAAGTTAACAAAACAGGAAAGAGATCGAATATACTAtggtaaaaaaatataaaaatgtgTGATGTGCAAGAAACATACATGTGTTTGATAGACGACTTTTTATAGGTAACTTACAATATATGAAACACACATAATTTTCCACTCTCTAATCGCTACGCAAACGATTCTTAGCTGGAATTAAGGTTTCATGAACATGCTTTCATCTTTGCTTGCCACATATAGCAACCTCTTCGCACATTTCTGTTGCTTAATTACATCTTTTTCCAACTTAATTACATGTTTTCTCTAATAAGTAATTTCTTCGATATTATAGATGCCTTAATGGGTTTAATTCATATATAAAAGTTAGCTCAATTACATACCTTCAACTAAACCCTTTAATTAGGCTAATGAGATATCAAATAAAGTCATAATGCAATTTAATTAGTCGACATTATTCGTTTGTTTATTGAAACCATTCTGGCGATATTAAGCATCTCGATATACAATTCGTAACACTTGTAGTGACCATAAAACTAAATAATGCAATAATGATTCAAAACTGAGTATTTGATTACATACAGGAAACAAGTCAAACAACACAAATTAACATTATAAATAATTAGTATACAACATTTTGGGGTGACCATGCAGAACATGAACAGGGTCATTATTGATAGCATAATTTAGTTGCCTATGAACAATTAATTAAtgtaaagtataaagtataaagatGATGATATATATGATTCATCAAGTATCAATAAACCTCTCAACTTAACACACATACGTACGAATCAGGATGGAATAATTAGGCGTAATTGCAAAGACCGTAAATGCAATAACCTCCGGGCATACATTTATTCCCACACGACCCGCAATGCCTCTTGTCATAAGCCAAATTCACACACTCCCCTCTGCAACACGAGCTCGTAAATTTGCACTTATTCTTGCACGCTCCACAGTTATGTTTATCCTCGCTTAAATCCATACATTTGTTGTTACAACATGTCGAGTTTTTACCTTCTAAGATGTAACAAATCTCGTCGTCTTTCTTGCAATGGTCCGCAGCTCTAGGGTTACTGTTTTCGGCTAGAAACCTACTCACCCTTTTCGGAAATGTGGGCCCTGCTAATGTCCGTGGACCAGTTATCGTCGTTTCTTGATTGTGAACCGTGGTGTAAGAGATGGTAAGGGTCATTGCTATGGCTATCGCCATAGTGGTGGCGATCATGAAGATTATTTTCATGATCGTCATCATTATAATATTGTGATATTGTGATTGAGAAGAATTAGTTACACAATGAACTTTAAAAAATCTATCAATGTGAAGTATTTGAAGtcttctttttttctttcttttttgaaGAGAGGTGAGGTGGGATTATAGTTAGGGTTTGGAAGTTTATATAGGGTGACCGGAAATGGTGGGGGTTGACCGACTAGGATCGAGGAGGAAGGCTTGTGGGTGCGGTTAAACATTTGAGTTGAATGAGAAACAGGGTGAACATTtatttactccgtaatatttagaaTAAATTGTGTCAAACCTACGTAGATTATATTTTAGTTAAGttaacgaattatatatacatggaAACTGCAAGTATAAGTTGATTGTTGTTTAAGAAGGTAACACTCGCTGGAATTAATTTTATATGTTCTAGAATATAAtataatgtaaaatatataaaactatatatatatatatatatatatatatatatatatatatatatatatatatatatatatatataggataggaTGTCAAACTGGCAAAGTCAAAGGTTATTTAAAGAAGCTTGCGAGTATAAGTTATTTATACTTCAAGAGGAGCCGTCTAATAATAATAgatgaatttgattataaaattaaCTTGAACCATTTTAACGAGGATGGACGCTATGTGCTTTAACTCGGTAAATGAATTGACCTTGAAGAAACGCGCAGTCAAAAAACATATATTCACTGCATTTAATCATAAATCATGGATAAATCATGGATTTTATACTTATTGCATAAATAATAGTAGCAGTGACCAGTTTTATTCATTTATTCATGACATACTTCTTAAAATTAGTGTTGTGCCACATCACGTTAACTCATCATTTTTTTATCATCAACTCATCAAATTTTACTAATATCCATGACATATCATTCTCACCAAACATGaactaactaaattaaataattatatacctatatctaaaagttaTAGgcaaaatgaatagtactatttcttTTTtctacttttcgcaaacttaaccacCTAACTTAAAttgaactcccactttatacgtatatttttttttcaactttCACAAACTTAGCCccctaatttttattaaaatacaaatggaacacccactttactaactttttttttttactaatattcaattttcaaaacttaaccccctaacttttattaaaatacaaatcgaactcccactttatacttaaatttttttcaaatttcacaaacttaaccccctaacttttattaaaatacaaatcgaacccccactttactaactttttttttaaaaataaaacccgaacgctaaaagaagcaactttcacaaaaggaacaacccttcaatgttagatgtcgaaaaaaattcttttttacaaaatagatcaagacttttttttaactcgcattcaaaacggagcccccggcgcgaagcgagggctccacaactagttaaatctatttacaaataatattgcaTGATGTATAAATTTGAGCCCAAGTACATTCTTATGTAATCCTAATTCATAATTATTACTtgtaataatttatttatatttgaACTATCCTTAATACACCGTTCACGATTTAAACCGTTATCGCGTACcgtaaaatttttgagacttgcaGTTTTGCGTGTAGCCTTTTAGTGGCCAAAATAGAAGAAATAAAACTTCCAGAAACCCCCTTTTTAGCCCTCCAAGTCGTGGCCCTA
The window above is part of the Rutidosis leptorrhynchoides isolate AG116_Rl617_1_P2 chromosome 1, CSIRO_AGI_Rlap_v1, whole genome shotgun sequence genome. Proteins encoded here:
- the LOC139885846 gene encoding stigma-specific STIG1-like protein 1, whose product is MMTIMKIIFMIATTMAIAIAMTLTISYTTVHNQETTITGPRTLAGPTFPKRVSRFLAENSNPRAADHCKKDDEICYILEGKNSTCCNNKCMDLSEDKHNCGACKNKCKFTSSCCRGECVNLAYDKRHCGSCGNKCMPGGYCIYGLCNYA